The Pseudomonas sp. B21-023 genomic interval GCACTGGCCGGTCATGATCTGGCGCATGACGTCGCGCATTTCCTCGGTGGACAGGTCCAGGTGGCCGACAATGCGGCTCAAAGCGGTCTTGATTTCCATGATCGGTCCTTAACGGCGTCCGCCGGTCTGCTTGAGGAAGTTGGCGAACAGCTCGTGTCCCTGCTCGGTGAGGATGGATTCCGGATGGAACTGTACCCCCTCCACGTTCAGGGTTTTATGACGCAGGCCCATGATCTCGTCGACGGAGCCGTCTTCATGCGCGGTCCAGGCGGTCACTTCCAGGCAGTCGGGCAACGTGTCGCGCTTGACCACCAGCGAGTGGTAGCGGGTCACGGTGAGCGGATTGTTCAGGCCAGCGAACACACCCAGGTCGCGGTGGAACACCGGGCTGGTCTTGCCGTGCATCACCTGGCGGGCACGCACCACGTCACCGCCATAGGCCTGGCCGATGGACTGGTGGCCCAGGCACACGCCGAGGATCGGCAGCTTGCCGGCAAAGTGCAGGATGGCCTCGATGGACACACCGGCCTCGCTCGGCGTGCAGGGGCCCGGGGAGACGACGATGCGTTCGGGGTTCAGGGCTTCGATCTGGGCGATGGTCATTTCGTCATTGCGAATGACCTTGACCTCGGCACCGAGCTCGCCGAGGTACTGCACGACGTTGTAGGTGAAGGAGTCGTAGTTGTCGATCATCAGTAACATCTGGAACGAACCTCTTGAATACTGACTTTTGATTCGAGCCTTCCCTGCTGCCATGGGCGCGGGAAAATTCCGCGGTGAGCGGCGGGTAAAGCGAAAGGAAGGCAAACAAGAGCGGGCCGGGCATGCCGGCAAGAGATAAAGTCAGGCGCGCCAACGCCAACGGGCGACGGCCTTGATAACGCGCATCAAGAGTTTGCTGACGATCAACACGGGGTAGGTCTCGTTCATACGTCAGGGCACAGTAGCCTACCGGGGCGACGGGCGCAATACGCCCGTAACCACGGGGAAACCAATGCGATGGTGGGCGAAGACCGGCGATTTGCTAAGGTCATGCGGCTTGCTTCGATAAAAACAACGAAAAGGATATTCATGCATGCGCAAGACTCCCTTCCTGTACTCCGCCCTCGGCATCCTCGCCCTGGCTTGCAGCCAGGCGATGGCCGGCCCCTCCCCTTATTCATCGCTCATCGTCTTCGGCGACAGCCTCAGTGATGCCGGGCAGTTTCCCGACCTGACCGGCGGCACGCCAGGCATGCGTTTCACCAACCGCGATGCCGATGGCAACTACGCGCCCGTATCGCCGATGATCCTGGGGGGCAGGCTGGGCTTTTCGGGAACTGCCCTGGGGCCCTCTACATCAGTCACCAACCAGCTACAAGGCACGCCCGACGGCAACAACTGGGCCGTCGGCGGCTACACCACCCAGCAGATCCTCGACTCGATCACCGACACTTCGAAAGCCGTCATCCCGCCCGGGCGCCCTGGCGCGGGGGTGGTTCTGCGCGAGCGTGACGGTTACCTGGCCAACGGCCTGCGCGCCGACCCCAATGCCCTGTACTACCTGACCGGTGGCGGCAACGACTTCCTCCAGGGCCTGGTCAACAGCCCCGCTACCGCTGCCGCAGCTGGCGCCCGCCTGGCGGCCAGCGCCCAGGCGCTGCAACAGGGCGGAGCGCGCTACATCATGGTCTGGCTGCTGCCAGACCTGGGACAGACACCGAACTTCAGCGGCACGCCCCAGCAAGGGCCGCTGTCGCAACTGTCCAGCGTGTTCAACCAGTCGCTGGTCAGCCAGCTCGGGCAGATCGACGCCGAGATCATCCCACTCAACATCCCCACTCTGCTGCAGGAGGCCCTCACCAGCCCCGCCCAGTTCGGCCTGGCCGCCGACCAGAACCTGGTCGGCACCTGCTACAGCGGCGACGGCTGCGTGGGCAACCCGGTCTACGGGCTGAACGGCACGACCCCGGACCCGACCCGGCTGCTGTTCAACGACTCGGTGCACCCGACCATCGCCGGCCAGCAGTTGATCGCCGACTATGCCTATTCGATCCTGGCCGCGCCGTGGGAGCTTACCCTGCTCCCGGAAATCGCCCACGCCAGTATCCGCGCCCACCAGGATGAACTGCGCAACCAGTGGCAGACCCCCTGGCAGGCCGTCGGTCAATGGCAGGCCTTCGTCGCCACCGGCGGCCAGGACCTGGACTTCGGCAGCCAGCGCAGCGCCGCCAGTGGTGACGGGCGCGGCTACAACCTGACCCTCGGCGGCAGCTACCGGCTCGACGACGCATGGCGCGTGGGGCTGGCGGCCGGCGTGTACCGGCAAAAGCTCGAGGCGGGCCAGGATGATTCGGATTACAAGCTCGACAGCTACCTGGCCAGCGCCTTCGCCCAGTTCCGCCAGGATCGCTGGTGGGCTGATGCGGCATTGACCGCCGGTCACCTGGATTACCGCGACCTCAAGCGCACCTTCGCCCTGGGTGTGAACGACCGCAGCGAGAAAGGCGACACCGATGGCGAGGCCTGGGCCGTCACCGGCCGGGTGGGCTACAACCTGGCGCCCGAGAGCAGCCACTGGCAACTGGCGCCGTTCATCAGTGCCGACTATGCGCGGGTCAAGGTCGATGGATACGACGAGAAGAGCGGCCGCTCCACGGCGCTCGGTTTCGACGACCAGGAACGTACGTCACGTCGGCTCGGGGCCGGCCTGCTGGGTAGCGTGCAACTGCTGCCGACGACGAAGCTGTTTGCCGAGGTGGCCCGCGAGCATGAGTTCGAGGACGACCAGCAGGACCTGCGCATGCACCTGACCAGCCTGCCGGCAAACGACTTCACCCTGACCGGGTATACGCCACACAGCAACCTGACCCGCGCCAGCCTGGGGCTGACCCATCAACTGGTGCCGGGGGTGAACCTGCGGGGGAACTACAATTGGCGCAAGAGTGATGAGTTGCGCCAGCAGGGCGTGAGCGTGGCGTTGAGCCTGGACTTCTAAGTTGTCGGGGCCGCGTTGCGGCCCCGATCTATTTACTTGGCGCAGGTCTGCTCGGCCAACGCCACTGCCCGGAACATCGCCCGGCGCTTGTTGATGGTCTCTTCCCATTCCAGCGCCGGCACCGAGTCGGCGACAATGCCGCCGCCGGCCTGCACATGCAGTTCGCCGTCCTTGATCACCGCGGTGCGGATGGCGATGGCGGTATCCATGTTGCCGTTCCAGGCAAAATAACCCACCGCGCCACCGTAGACACCGCGCTTGACCGGCTCGAGCTCGTCGATGATTTCCATCGCGCGAATCTTCGGCGCACCCGACAGGGTGCCTGCCGGCAGGATCGCCCGCAGTGCGTCCATGGCGGTCAGGCCCTCACGCAGCTGACCGGTGACGTTGGACACGATATGCATGACGTTCGAGTAACGCTCGATCACCATCTTCTCGGTCAGGCGCACACTGCCGGTGGACGATACACGGCCCACGTCGTTGCGCCCCAGGTCGATCAGCATCAGGTGCTCGGCGATTTCCTTGTCATCCGACAGCAAGTCGTCTTCCAGCGCGCGGTCGGCTTCTTCGGTGGCGCCACGCGGGCGGGTACCGGCGATCGGGCGCACGGTCACCAGGTTGTCTTCGACCCGCACCAGCACTTCCGGCGAGCTGCCCACCACATGGAAGTCGCCGAAATTGAAGAAGTACATGTACGGCGTCGGGTTGAAGCAACGCAGCGCCCGGTAAAGGTCGATGGGCGCGGCCTTGAAGTCGATGGACATGCGCTGGGATGGCACCACCTGCATGCAGTCGCCGGCCAGGATGTACTCCTTGATCCGGCCCACCGCGCTTTCGTAGTCGGCACGGGTGTAGCTGGAGCGGAACTCGGGTTCGGCTGCCTGTGGCCCGCTCAAGTCCAGGCCGCGGCGCGGGGTGATCGGCTGGCGGAGGGTGTCCAGCAAACCTTGCAGGCGGGCCTGGCCCTGCTCGAACGCTTGTTCTTCGGCGGGATCAACCAGCACGATCGCATGCATCTTGCCGGCCAGGTTGTCGAACACCACTACCGCGTCGGAGACCATCAGCAGGATATCCGGCACGCCCAGCGGATCGGGGTTGGGGCTGGCGCCCAGGCGTTTTTCCACATAACGCACGCAGTCGTAGCCGAAGTAACCGACCAAGCCACCATTGAAACGCGGCAAGCCTGGGATGTCAGCGACCTTGTAACGGTCCTTGAACGCCTCGACGAAAGCCAGCGGGTCTTCGACGTCGTGGCTTTCCACCTCGACGCCATCCTGCAGGATGCTCACATGGTAGCCATGCACACGCATGACGGTGCGCGACGGCAGGCCGATCATCGAGTAGCGGCCCCATTTCTCGCCACCTTGCACGGACTCGAGCAGGTAGGAGTTGGGCTGGTCAGCCAGTTTCAGGTAGATCGACAGCGGCGTGTCGAAGTCAGCCAGGGTTTCGCAGGCCAGGGGGATGCGGTTGTAGCCGGCAGCAGCCAGGCGCAGGAATTCTTCGCGGGTCATGTGTAGCCTCGGGGCAAGCAGCAATGGGGTCGGGCAAACGGACGTACCGGCAGGCGCCGGCGGGCGGGAGTCAGGCGCGCCAGCGCCAGCGGGCCAGGGCCTTGATGACTTTCATCCAAAATTTGCCAGTAACCACCACGTCGTTGTCTCTGCTTTGCGGGGCTTGAAGGTCCGCCAACGTTATCCCAGTGTCGGTGACTAAGCAACCGGGCAGCAGCAGGCGCAGGTCGCTGAGCACCAGGCTGGGCGACTCCTCGTCGATGGGGCGGCCATGGTTGTAGCCATAGCTCAGGCCGACGCACTGCACCCCCGCGGCCTTGGCGGCAAGCACATCGCTGCGCGAATCGCCAACGAACAGCGCCTGCTCGGCGCTGACGCCGGCCATTTTCATGACGAACAGCAGTGCTGCCGGATCGGGTTTCTTCTGTGGCAAGGTGTCGCCGCCGATGATCCAGCGGAAGTAGCGCCCGATCTTCATCTGGTCGAGCAAAGGGGCAACGAAACGCTCGGGCTTGTTGGTGATCAGCGCCATTTCCACACCCTGCTTGCGCAACCAGCGCAGGGTGTCGCGCACGCCGGGGTAGACCACGGTGAGTTCATGGTTGTCGGCATAGGCCTCCATGAACAGCGCCAGCGCGCGCTCGGCCAGCGCATCGTCCACCGCGGCGTGATCAATACCGCCGGCCAGGGCCCGGCGCACCAGCACCTGGGCGCCGTTGCCGACCCAGTGGCGCACAGCCTCCAGGCCTGCAGGCGGTCGCCCGAGTTCGAGCAGCGTGCTGTCGACGGCTGCGGCCAGGTCAGGTACCGAATCGATCAGGGTGCCATCCAGATCGAACATCACCAGCCTGGGCAGTGTCCCCGGGAACAGCTGCTCGAAGCCGCTCATGCGCGTGCCAGCGCCATTTCGGCACGCATCTTGTCGATGACTTCCTTGTAATCCGGGGCATTGAAGATCGCCGAGCCGGCGACGAAGGTGTCAGCGCCGGCGGCGGTGATCTCGCGAATGTTGTTGACGTTCACGCCACCGTCGATCTCCAGGCGGATGTCACGACCGCTGGCGTCGATCAGGGCACGGGCTTCGCGCAGCTTGTCGAGGGTGCCGGGGATGAACTTCTGGCCGCCGAAACCTGGGTTGACGCTCATCAGCAGAACCATGTCGATCTTGTCCATCACGTACTTCAGCGCATCCAGGCTGGTAGCCGGGTTGAACACCAGGCCGGCCTTGCAACCGCCGTCCTTGATCAGTTGCAGGGAACGGTCGATGTGCTGCGTGGCTTCCGGGTGGAAGGTGATGTAGGTGGCGCCGGCCTCGATGAAGTCGCCGATGATGCGGTCGACCGGGCTGACCATCAGGTGCACGTCGATGGGTGCGGTCACGCCGTACTTGCGCAGGGCGCTGCAGACCATCGGGCCGATGGTCAGGTTGGGCACGTAGTGGTTGTCCATGACATCGAAGTGGACGATGTCGGCCCCGGCGGCCAGGACCTTGTCGACGTCCTCGCCCAGGCGGGCGAAGTCGGCGGACAGAATGGAGGGGGCAATAGCGTAGGGCTGCATGGCGCACCTGTTGGGCAGAATCACGGTGGCGCGCATTGTAACTCAGGGAAGCGGATCGGGGCTGATTGGTATCAACGCCGGCGCAGCAGATGGTCGAACGGATGGCGTGGGAGCGGCGATGCGGCGACCCCACGTCACCCGCGTCGAAGATTCAACCTGGCTGCTGGGTCCTCAGCTTTTCGCTGCGCCCGCGCAGCCACTCCAGGGTCAGCAGCAGGACCACCGAAAAGGCGATCAACAAGGTCGCCGCCGCGGCGATGGTCGGGCTCAGGTTTTCGCGGATGCCACTGAACATCTGCCGTGGCAGGGTCGCCTGCTCGGGCCCGGCAAGGAACAGGGTCACCACCACCTCATCGAACGACGTGGCAAAGGCGAACAGCGCCCCGGAGATCACCCCGGGGGCGATCAACGGCAAGGTCACCCGACGGAAGGCCAGCAGAGGCGAGGCCCCAAGGCTCGCCGCCGCGCGCACCAGGTTGTAGTTGAACCCCTGCAGCGTGGCCGACACGGTGATGATCACGAACGGCACGCCCAACACCGCATGCACCAGGATCAGCGAGGTGAAGCTGTTACCCATGCCCAACGGCGCAAAGAACAGGTAGCTGGCGACGCCGATGATCACCACCGGCACCACCATCGGCGAGATCACCAGAGCCATCACCAGCGACTTGCCGGGGAAGTCGCCACGGGTCAGGCCGATGGCGGCCAGGGTGCCGAACACCATGGCCAGCAGCGTGGCTGCCGGGGCAACGATGATGCTGTTCCTCAGGGCGCGCATCCATTCGGCGGAAGCGAAGAAGTCCTGGTACCAGTGCAACGAAAAGCCTTGCAGCGGATAGACCAGGAAGCTCCCGCTGTTGAACGAAAGCGGGATGATCACCAGCACCGGCAACACCAGGAACAGCAGGATCAGGCCGCACAGGATGCGCAGGCTGTAGAACCACACCCGCTCCACGGGCGACATGTAAGGGCTCAGCATGACAAGGCTCCTCAGCTCAGGCGCAGGCGGCTGGCGCCGACCAGCCAGCTATAGATCAGGTACAGCAGCACGGTGGCCAGCAGCAGCAATCCGCCCAGGGCGGTGGCCATGCCCCAGTTGATGCTGGTGTTGGTGTAGAAGGCGACGAAGTAGCTGACCATCTGGTCGTTCGGGCTGCCCAGCAGCGCCGGGGTGATGTAGTAGCCGATGGCCAGGATGAACACCAGCAGGCAGCCGGCGCCGACACCGGCGTAGGTCTGCGGGAAGTACACCCGCCAGAAACTGGCGAACGGATGGCAGCCGAGGGAGATCGCCGCGCGCATGTAGCTGGGCGAGATACCTTTCATCACGCTGTACAGCGGCAGGATCATGAACGGCAACAGGATGTGCACCATGGAGATGTACACGCCGGTACGGTTGAACACCAGCTCCAGCGGCTGATCGATGATGCCCATGGCCATCAGCGCACTGTTGATCAGCCCGCCTGACTGCAACAGCACGATCCAGGCCGCCACCCGCACCAGGATGGAGGTCCAGAACGGCAGCAGCACCAGGATCATCAGCAGGTTGCTCTGCCGGGTCGGCAGGTTGGCCAGCAGGTACGCAAGGGGATAGGCGAGCAACAGACAGATCACGGTAATCACCACACCCATCCACAGGGTGCGAGCGAAGATGTCCAGGTAGATGGCCTGGTCGGGGGTGGCCCTGGCCAATTCACCCAGGTCGTCGATACGGTGGTCCAGCGCGGCCAGCAGGTAGAACGGCGTGACACTGCTGGTGTTGCGACGGATCGCCTGCCAGTAGGCAGGATCGCCCCAGCGCTCGTCGAGCGTCTGCAAGGCTTCCTTATAGGAGGCAGGCTCGGCCTTGAACGGCAGCGCCCGCGCAGTCTTGGCCAACAGGCTGCGGTAACCGGCCAGCTCCATGTTCAGGCGCTTGGAAAGGTCACCCAGGGTCTGTTTCTTGCGAGACTCGGCAAGGTCTTGGCTCAGGGCCTTGTAGACCTCCTCGCCCGGCAGGCTCTTGCCGTCCCACTGCGTCACTGCCTCGACGGTGCGCGGCAGGCCGGCGACCACCTCGGGGTTGCCGACGCTTTTGTACAGCAGTGCCGCGATCGGCACCAGGAACACCAGCAGGAGGAACAACGCCAGCGGCGCGATCAACGCCTGGGCCTTCCAGCGGTTGACCCGCTCGGCATGCTTGAGGCGCTGCTTGAGGCTTTTACCCGCGCCTTCGTTGAGGGGCACTGCAATGGCCATGGCGAACTCCGCGATACAGGCTGAAATTGGGGCTGCTGCGCAGCCCATCGCCGGCAAGCCGGCTCCCACAAGTACTGCACAGGTTTTATGGGAGCCGGCTTGCCGGCGATGAAGGCTCCAGATGGTTTACTTCTTCGCCGCCCAGGCGTTGAAGCGTTGCTCCAGTTGTTCGCTGTTGTCGGCCCAGAAGGCCACGTCGATCTGCACCTGGTTGGCGATGTTCTCAGGGGTGGTCGGCATGTCCTTCTTCACCTCGGCCGACAGCAGCTCCACCGCCTTGCTGTTGGCCGGGCCATAGGCGATGTTCTCGGAGTAGGTCTTCTGCTGCTCGGGCTGGACGGTGTAGGCGATGAATTTCTTCGCCTCTTCCACATCCTTGGCACCTTTCGGGATGGCCCAGGCATCGAAGTCGTAGATGCCGCCGTTCCACACCACCTTGAGGTTGCTTTCCTTCTGCACCGCGGCGATACGACCGTTGTAGGCCGAGCTCATGACCACGTCACCCGAGGCCAGGTACTGCGGCGGCTGGGCACCGGCTTCCCACCACTGGATGCTCGGCTTGAGTTCGTCGAGCTTCTTGAAGGCGCGGTCCTGGCCTTCTTTGGTGGCCAGCACCTTGTACACCTCTTTGGGTGCGACGCCGTCAGCCATCAGGGCGAATTCGAGGGTGTACTTGGCGCCCTTGCGCAGGCCACGCTTGCCCGGGAATTTCTTGGTGTCCCAGAAGTCGGCCCAACTGGCAGGCGCGCTCTTGAGTTTGTCGGCGTTGTAGGCCAGCACCGTGGACCAGACGAAGAAGCCCACGCCGCACGGCTGAATGGCGCCGGGCACGAAGTCGCCTTTATTACCGAACAGTGCGGGATCAAGCTCTTCGAACATGCCTTCATCGCAACCTCGGGCCAACTCCGGCGACTCCACCTCGACCAGGTTCCAACTGACGCTCTTGGTGTCGACCATGGCTTTGACCTTGGCCATCTCGCCGTTGTACTCACCGGCGACGATCTTGCCCTTGCCCGCCTTTTCCCATGGTTCGTAGAACGCCTTGGTCTGGGCCGCCTTGTTGGCGCCGCCGAAGGAAATCACGGTCAGGTCGGCCGCCATGGCCTGGCCGGCGGCGAACAGGCCAAGGGCCAGGGCGGTCAGTTTCAACTGCTTGCGCATTATTATTCTCTCCACAGTTCAGGGTTGGTGAAGCAAACCATCAATGGGCGTCGGCAATCGGATCGAGCGCGCGGGCGTGCTCGACCTCCCAGCCCAGCGGTACCACGTCGCCCACCGCCAGGGCCGGGTCGAGCTCGGCGATCGGCTGCTTGACGAAGAAATCGGCCTTGCCACAGACCTCCAGGCGTACCCGCACGTGGTCGCCCAGGTAGATGAACTCGGCGACACGGCCGGAGAAGCGGTTGACGCAGTTCTCGCTGTGGCCGTTCAGGCGTACCCGCTCGGGGCGGATCGACAGAGTCACCGGGTCACCGGCCTGGCCGACATTCACCGCCAGCGCATCGACCCGCTCGCCACGGGCCAGTTGCACCTGGCAACGATTACCGTCACTGGCCAGCAGGGTGCCGTTGATGCGGTTGTTCTCACCGATGAAGTTGGCGACGAAGGTGTTGCAAGGCTCTTCGTAGAGGGTGCGCGGGTCGGCGATCTGCTGGATCTCGCCCTGGTGGAACACCGCCACCCGGTCGGACATGGTCAGCGCTTCGCCCTGGTCGTGGGTCACGTAGACCACGGTCACGCCCAGGCGCTGGTGGATATGCTTGATCTCCATCTGCATGTGTTCACGCAGCTGTTTGTCGAGGGCGCCGAGCGGTTCGTCCATCAGCACCAGCTGTGGCTCGAACACCAGGGCGCGGGCCAGTGCCACGCGCTGCTGCTGGCCACCGGAAAGCTGGCCGGGATAGCGCTTGGCGAAGGCATCGAGCTGGACCATGCCGAGCACGCGCTTGACCCGCTCGCTGACGTCGGTCTTGCTGAGGTTGCGCACGGTCAGCGGGAAAGCCAGGTTCTCGGCCACGGTCATGTGGGGGAACAGTGCGTAA includes:
- the trpE gene encoding anthranilate synthase component I; translated protein: MTREEFLRLAAAGYNRIPLACETLADFDTPLSIYLKLADQPNSYLLESVQGGEKWGRYSMIGLPSRTVMRVHGYHVSILQDGVEVESHDVEDPLAFVEAFKDRYKVADIPGLPRFNGGLVGYFGYDCVRYVEKRLGASPNPDPLGVPDILLMVSDAVVVFDNLAGKMHAIVLVDPAEEQAFEQGQARLQGLLDTLRQPITPRRGLDLSGPQAAEPEFRSSYTRADYESAVGRIKEYILAGDCMQVVPSQRMSIDFKAAPIDLYRALRCFNPTPYMYFFNFGDFHVVGSSPEVLVRVEDNLVTVRPIAGTRPRGATEEADRALEDDLLSDDKEIAEHLMLIDLGRNDVGRVSSTGSVRLTEKMVIERYSNVMHIVSNVTGQLREGLTAMDALRAILPAGTLSGAPKIRAMEIIDELEPVKRGVYGGAVGYFAWNGNMDTAIAIRTAVIKDGELHVQAGGGIVADSVPALEWEETINKRRAMFRAVALAEQTCAK
- a CDS encoding ABC transporter permease — its product is MAIAVPLNEGAGKSLKQRLKHAERVNRWKAQALIAPLALFLLLVFLVPIAALLYKSVGNPEVVAGLPRTVEAVTQWDGKSLPGEEVYKALSQDLAESRKKQTLGDLSKRLNMELAGYRSLLAKTARALPFKAEPASYKEALQTLDERWGDPAYWQAIRRNTSSVTPFYLLAALDHRIDDLGELARATPDQAIYLDIFARTLWMGVVITVICLLLAYPLAYLLANLPTRQSNLLMILVLLPFWTSILVRVAAWIVLLQSGGLINSALMAMGIIDQPLELVFNRTGVYISMVHILLPFMILPLYSVMKGISPSYMRAAISLGCHPFASFWRVYFPQTYAGVGAGCLLVFILAIGYYITPALLGSPNDQMVSYFVAFYTNTSINWGMATALGGLLLLATVLLYLIYSWLVGASRLRLS
- the estP gene encoding esterase EstP encodes the protein MRKTPFLYSALGILALACSQAMAGPSPYSSLIVFGDSLSDAGQFPDLTGGTPGMRFTNRDADGNYAPVSPMILGGRLGFSGTALGPSTSVTNQLQGTPDGNNWAVGGYTTQQILDSITDTSKAVIPPGRPGAGVVLRERDGYLANGLRADPNALYYLTGGGNDFLQGLVNSPATAAAAGARLAASAQALQQGGARYIMVWLLPDLGQTPNFSGTPQQGPLSQLSSVFNQSLVSQLGQIDAEIIPLNIPTLLQEALTSPAQFGLAADQNLVGTCYSGDGCVGNPVYGLNGTTPDPTRLLFNDSVHPTIAGQQLIADYAYSILAAPWELTLLPEIAHASIRAHQDELRNQWQTPWQAVGQWQAFVATGGQDLDFGSQRSAASGDGRGYNLTLGGSYRLDDAWRVGLAAGVYRQKLEAGQDDSDYKLDSYLASAFAQFRQDRWWADAALTAGHLDYRDLKRTFALGVNDRSEKGDTDGEAWAVTGRVGYNLAPESSHWQLAPFISADYARVKVDGYDEKSGRSTALGFDDQERTSRRLGAGLLGSVQLLPTTKLFAEVAREHEFEDDQQDLRMHLTSLPANDFTLTGYTPHSNLTRASLGLTHQLVPGVNLRGNYNWRKSDELRQQGVSVALSLDF
- a CDS encoding ABC transporter ATP-binding protein, translating into MSEANSNETLVSFRGVQKSYDGESLIVKDLNLDIRKGEFLTLLGPSGSGKTTSLMMLAGFETPTAGEIQLAGRSINNVPPHKRDIGMVFQNYALFPHMTVAENLAFPLTVRNLSKTDVSERVKRVLGMVQLDAFAKRYPGQLSGGQQQRVALARALVFEPQLVLMDEPLGALDKQLREHMQMEIKHIHQRLGVTVVYVTHDQGEALTMSDRVAVFHQGEIQQIADPRTLYEEPCNTFVANFIGENNRINGTLLASDGNRCQVQLARGERVDALAVNVGQAGDPVTLSIRPERVRLNGHSENCVNRFSGRVAEFIYLGDHVRVRLEVCGKADFFVKQPIAELDPALAVGDVVPLGWEVEHARALDPIADAH
- a CDS encoding ABC transporter substrate-binding protein, producing the protein MRKQLKLTALALGLFAAGQAMAADLTVISFGGANKAAQTKAFYEPWEKAGKGKIVAGEYNGEMAKVKAMVDTKSVSWNLVEVESPELARGCDEGMFEELDPALFGNKGDFVPGAIQPCGVGFFVWSTVLAYNADKLKSAPASWADFWDTKKFPGKRGLRKGAKYTLEFALMADGVAPKEVYKVLATKEGQDRAFKKLDELKPSIQWWEAGAQPPQYLASGDVVMSSAYNGRIAAVQKESNLKVVWNGGIYDFDAWAIPKGAKDVEEAKKFIAYTVQPEQQKTYSENIAYGPANSKAVELLSAEVKKDMPTTPENIANQVQIDVAFWADNSEQLEQRFNAWAAKK
- a CDS encoding aminodeoxychorismate/anthranilate synthase component II, yielding MLLMIDNYDSFTYNVVQYLGELGAEVKVIRNDEMTIAQIEALNPERIVVSPGPCTPSEAGVSIEAILHFAGKLPILGVCLGHQSIGQAYGGDVVRARQVMHGKTSPVFHRDLGVFAGLNNPLTVTRYHSLVVKRDTLPDCLEVTAWTAHEDGSVDEIMGLRHKTLNVEGVQFHPESILTEQGHELFANFLKQTGGRR
- the rpe gene encoding ribulose-phosphate 3-epimerase, translating into MQPYAIAPSILSADFARLGEDVDKVLAAGADIVHFDVMDNHYVPNLTIGPMVCSALRKYGVTAPIDVHLMVSPVDRIIGDFIEAGATYITFHPEATQHIDRSLQLIKDGGCKAGLVFNPATSLDALKYVMDKIDMVLLMSVNPGFGGQKFIPGTLDKLREARALIDASGRDIRLEIDGGVNVNNIREITAAGADTFVAGSAIFNAPDYKEVIDKMRAEMALARA
- a CDS encoding ABC transporter permease, translating into MLSPYMSPVERVWFYSLRILCGLILLFLVLPVLVIIPLSFNSGSFLVYPLQGFSLHWYQDFFASAEWMRALRNSIIVAPAATLLAMVFGTLAAIGLTRGDFPGKSLVMALVISPMVVPVVIIGVASYLFFAPLGMGNSFTSLILVHAVLGVPFVIITVSATLQGFNYNLVRAAASLGASPLLAFRRVTLPLIAPGVISGALFAFATSFDEVVVTLFLAGPEQATLPRQMFSGIRENLSPTIAAAATLLIAFSVVLLLTLEWLRGRSEKLRTQQPG
- a CDS encoding phosphoglycolate phosphatase, producing MSGFEQLFPGTLPRLVMFDLDGTLIDSVPDLAAAVDSTLLELGRPPAGLEAVRHWVGNGAQVLVRRALAGGIDHAAVDDALAERALALFMEAYADNHELTVVYPGVRDTLRWLRKQGVEMALITNKPERFVAPLLDQMKIGRYFRWIIGGDTLPQKKPDPAALLFVMKMAGVSAEQALFVGDSRSDVLAAKAAGVQCVGLSYGYNHGRPIDEESPSLVLSDLRLLLPGCLVTDTGITLADLQAPQSRDNDVVVTGKFWMKVIKALARWRWRA